The following is a genomic window from Thermodesulfobacteriota bacterium.
AAAGAGGACCGCCCGCACCAGGCCGGGGAAGCTGCCGGGACCGAGGAAGAGGCCGCCCAGCCCGGCAACGGCGGCACCGGCGAGCCCCAGCCAGCGGCTGCCGGCCACCCATTCCCGGAAGGTGATGATGGTAGGATCCGCCACCCCCAGCCAGAACAGGACGTAGCTGGCCGCATCCACCGTCGACTCGCCGTTCATGGTGCGGGCCGCCTGGGCAAGATACGGCTCCAGCATCGCCTGCCAGCCGGCGGTGGCCCAGACCACGAGGTTGCCCGCCAGGATCGGCAGCAGCGCCAGCCCCACCACCTCCACGGCTGTCCGGGCCGAGCGCCGCTGCCAGGCGTAGCTCGCCACTACCGGCAGCAGGAACAACGGGTAGCCCTTGAAGGCCACCGCCAGGCCCAGCGCCAGGCCAGCGGCACGCCAGCGCTCCCGGGCCAGGAGGGCCATGGCGCCCAGGACACAGACGCCGGGGTAGATGTCGAAGCGGTAAAGGGCGAAGAAGGGGAAGGCCGGCACCAGCCACAGCCACCAGGCCCGGCCGGCCAGGCGGCGGGTGAGGCCGGCTACGGCCAGGAACAGGATCAGGGAGAGCGAGGTCCACACCTGCACGAAGACCGGGAACAGGTCCTGCCCGCCCTTCGCCAGTCGGCCGGCCAGCCAGCGGACCCCGGCCATGAC
Proteins encoded in this region:
- a CDS encoding glycosyltransferase 87 family protein; translation: MSSKPLPHPLPAPPGHRLPPLLLGLAGLGLAVACWQPLLGWLWRQPPPPVRLLLDVFDLGVYFRASRWVDGSGRLYQEVFSEYPLAANLVMAGVRWLAGRLAKGGQDLFPVFVQVWTSLSLILFLAVAGLTRRLAGRAWWLWLVPAFPFFALYRFDIYPGVCVLGAMALLARERWRAAGLALGLAVAFKGYPLFLLPVVASYAWQRRSARTAVEVVGLALLPILAGNLVVWATAGWQAMLEPYLAQAARTMNGESTVDAASYVLFWLGVADPTIITFREWVAGSRWLGLAGAAVAGLGGLFLGPGSFPGLVRAVLF